A region of the Polaromonas naphthalenivorans CJ2 genome:
AGCCAGGAGGCGCGTATGGGCCGCTGACGATAGCGGAAGCCAAGAAGGGGTTGGCTCTTGCTTTTGGCGTCGAGCCGACAGACATTGAAATCACTGTGCGCGGCTGACTTTCCTCAACCGCGAAGCGGTAGGTGCGCTAACGCAGCGCCCAGCGTGAGATTGTGCTGATGTGTTGCGGCTCTAACCTCCCCCAAAAGCTGTGAGGAGCAGCTTGGCCAGGGTGTTGGTGAGGTCGAGGAGGGCGATGAGCAGGTCGAGGTGTTTCATGCCTCGATTTTTCTGTCACGACCCGGCTTTGTCGAACCCTAATCAGGGATTGAGGCCGTCAGGTCCCGATAATCTTTTCTTATCGGGGGTGAAATTTACATGTAAATATGTCAGTAAATTACATGGATATTAAAGTAAATTACAGAATTACAATTACAGGCGTAATTACTTTAATTCAAGGCAACCCATGACGACAGACGCACAAGCCGGCCCCATCACCCTTGCCGACGTTCGGGCCGCGCTCGCCGACACCGACCCCAGCCGCACCAATGCCGGCGCACTGCGCAAGGTGCTGGGCCGGGGTAGCTATGCGACGATCCAAAAGCACCTGGATGCGATCCGCGCCGAGCGCGCCCCCGCCCCGCCTGAGGCGCCCGGCGCGGTTCCCGCGCCGCCGGCCGAGGCCCTCCATGCCATCTGGGGCGCGGCCTGGGCGCAAGCGCAGGTGATGACCCTGGCGCGCATGGAGCGCCTCTCAGCCGAGCGCGACACCGCGCTGGCGCTGGCGGCCGCGCA
Encoded here:
- a CDS encoding DNA-binding protein, with product MTTDAQAGPITLADVRAALADTDPSRTNAGALRKVLGRGSYATIQKHLDAIRAERAPAPPEAPGAVPAPPAEALHAIWGAAWAQAQVMTLARMERLSAERDTALALAAAQAQDVAGLAAEIDAQAAAAQDLADSQAQALAAAQGVALEATARADRQAQELAAARAEIERITAAAAQAAALAEREATIERQTLQAALERQIDKYTDLKAVVDHLKPMAG